In Lotus japonicus ecotype B-129 chromosome 5, LjGifu_v1.2, one genomic interval encodes:
- the LOC130717104 gene encoding protein TAPETUM DETERMINANT 1-like has product MALSTFKCLISILFLTLLVTKGSCEVCNLNNITIGTIRTGRVIQGKSEWKVIVVNNCSCAQSHIRLSCQGFQSVENVSPSIFSKSGDSCLLINGNLLKAKGTITFTYAWDPPFLMFPLSSIIGPC; this is encoded by the exons ATGGCATTATCAACCTTCAAGTGCCTTATTTCTATCCTTTTCCTCACTCTTCTTGTCACTAAAG GGTCTTGCGAAGTATGCAACTTGAACAACATCACTATTGGGACAATAAGAACTGGGAGAGTAATACAAGGGAAGTCTGAGTGGAAAGTGATTGTGGTCAACAACTGCTCTTGTGCACAGAGCCATATACGGTTGTCTTGCCAAGGGTTTCAAAGTGTTGAAAATGTTAGCCCTTCAATTTTTTCAAAGAGTGGTGATAGTTGCCTCCTCATCAATGGAAATCTTTTGAAGGCTAAGGGTACCATCACCTTCACTTACGCCTGGGATCCTCCATTTTTGATGTTTCCCTTGAGCTCTATCATAGGTCCTTGTTAA
- the LOC130719446 gene encoding uncharacterized protein LOC130719446, with protein sequence MVKEQLEYYHLKQWNEEEKEAEAVAEVEPCSAAVREVVIPDGMTSLVLETYDGRTNPQDHLLRFNVKMAISAVSDAVKCRMLSSTFRGATMTWFMALPQGSIKKFRDFASKFLGQFSAGKVEDLFQIQQEERETLKQYVERYSAASARFEEAEPRTCVCAFKSGLSSGKLSCELDRKPARSMTEVRTRARDYIIEEEDDACKRKQLKAAKVSLARKRIQDKEVSNVLKVKEVGQLIKEFKGKRSRRATNFRRRKRPEGNAGDESAKSLLEATVVETGEDGEYGTDPWHDVKGRSKWCEYHNLGGHNTSDCLYLKGQIRRLIKARQPRVAGHGLYRDNMK encoded by the exons ATGGTCAAG GAGCAATTGGAATACTATCACCTTAAGCAGTGGAATGAGGAAGAGAAGGAGGCGGAGGCTGTTGCGGAGGTCGAACCGTGCTCGGCAGCGGTGCGAGAGGTGGTCATACCAGACGGTATGACAAGCCTCGTGTTGGAGACGTACGACGGACGAACTAATCCGCAAGATCATCTACTACGTTTCAATGTGAAGATGGCGATAAGCGCGGTTTCTGATGCGGTAAAGTGTAGAATGCTTTCGTCCACATTCCGAGGCGCAACAATGACCTGGTTTATGGCCCTGCCACAGGGATCCATAAAGAAGTTCCGCGACTTTGCGTCGAAATTCCTGGGCCAGTTCTCTGCCGGCAAGGTCGAGGATCTGTTTCAGATTCAGCAGGAGGAGCGAGAGACGTTGAAGCAGTACGTGGAACGGTACAGCGCCGCGTCCGCAAGATTTGAAGAGGCGGAACCTCGGACATGCGTATGCGCTTTTAAGAGCGGATTGTCATCAGGAAAGCTGAGCTGCGAGCTGGATAGGAAACCAGCGCGCTCGATGACAGAGGTACGCACCCGAGCGAGAGACTACATcatagaagaagaagacgacGCATGTAAGAGGAAACAGTTGAAGGCGGCAAAGGTGTCGCTGGCGAGGAAACGGATACAGGACAAGGAAGTAAGTAATGTGCTGAAGGTTAAGGAAGTTGGCCAATTAATTAAAGAATTCAAGGGAAAGCGTTCTCGACGGGCAACTAACTTTCGCCGACGAAAGAGGCCAGAGGGGAACGCGGGCGATGAATCGGCAAAGTCACTCCTGGAGGCGACGGTTGTGGAAACGGGCGAGGATGGCGAGTACGGAACTGACCCCTGGCATGACGTCAAGGGCCGGtccaagtggtgtgaatatcacaACTTGGGGGGCCATAACACCAGTGACTGTTTATATCTGAAGGGCCAAATTAGGCGGTTGATCAAGGCGAGGCAACCACGGGTTGCAGGACATGGGTTGTACAGGGACAACATGAAGTGA
- the LOC130717389 gene encoding calcium-binding protein CBP-like, whose amino-acid sequence MSGYPNKPSGYGYGAPPPYQPYGAAPPSQPYGAAPPSQSYGAPPPPQPYGAAPPSQPYGAPPPSQSYGGPPPPSQPYSASPYGQPSAPYAAPYQKPPKDESHSHGGGGGSGYPPPPSAYGSPFASLVPSVFPPGTDPSIVACFQVADQDGSGLIDDKELQRALSSYNQSFSLRTVHLLMFHFTNTNVKKIGPKEFTSLFYSLQNWRGIFERFDKDRSGKIDSNELRDALLSLGYAVSPVVLELLVSKFDKTGGKSKAIEYDNFIECCLTVKGLTDKFKEKDTAYTGSATFSYESFMLTVLPFLIA is encoded by the exons ATGTCAGGCTACCCCAACAAGCCTTCCGGTTACGGTTACGGCGCTCCGCCGCCATACCAGCCATACGGCGCCGCCCCGCCATCCCAGCCATACGGCGCCGCCCCGCCATCCCAGTCCTACGGCGCTCCGCCACCACCTCAACCCTACGGCGCAGCCCCGCCATCCCAACCCTACGGCGCTCCACCGCCATCCCAATCCTACGGCGGTCCACCTCCGCCTTCTCAGCCTTACTCCGCTAGCCCCTACGGCCAGCCGTCCGCTCCTTACGCCGCGCCCTACCAAAAGCCCCCCAAGGACGAATCCCATTCCcacggcggcggcggtggtagCGGTTACCCACCGCCTCCATCAGCGTACGGGAGCCCGTTCGCGTCACTGGTGCCGTCGGTGTTTCCTCCCGGCACAGACCCTAGCATAGTCGCATGCTTCCAGGTGGCGGACCAGGACGGCAGCGGCTTGATCGATGACAAGGAATTGCAGAGAGCTCTCTCTTCCTACAACCAGAGCTTCAGCTTGAGAACCGTTCACCTCCTCATGTTTCACTTCACCAACACCAACGTCAAGAAAATAg GACCCAAGGAATTCACATCTCTATTTTACAGTCTTCAGAACTGGAGG GGCATATTTGAGAGATTTGATAAGGACAGGAGTGGTAAAATCGATTCAAATGAGTTACGAGATGCGCTGCTGAGTTTGGGTTATGCTGTTTCTCCTGTGGTATTGGAATTGCTCGTCTCCAAGTTTGACAAAACTGGTGGAAAAAGCAAGGCTATAGAATATGACAACTTCATCGA GTGTTGTCTTACTGTTAAG GGACTAACTGACAAATTCAAAGAGAAGGACACTGCATATACCGGATCTGCAACATTCTCCTATGAGTCGTTTATGCTGACTGTCCTGCCATTCCTAATAGCTTAG